Proteins encoded together in one Falco biarmicus isolate bFalBia1 chromosome 4, bFalBia1.pri, whole genome shotgun sequence window:
- the NR2C2 gene encoding nuclear receptor subfamily 2 group C member 2 isoform X3, which produces MATNMEVLAQQVVETQQVAEVQTVQTPLSESPVMTSPSQRIQIISTDSSVASPQRIQIVTDQQTGQKIQIVTAVDSAVSPKQQFILASPDGTGAGKVILAAPETSNAKQLIFTTTDNIVPGRIQIVTDSASVERLLGKADVQRPQVVEYCVVCGDKASGRHYGAVSCEGCKGFFKRSVRKNLTYSCRSNQDCIINKHHRNRCQFCRLKKCLEMGMKMESVQSERKPFDVQREKPTNCAASTEKIYIRKDLRSPLIATPTFVADKDGTRSAGLLDPGMLVNIQQPLIRDDGTVLLAADSKAETSQGALGTLANVVTSLANLSESLNNGDTSEVQQEEQSASEITRAFDTLAKALNTTDGTTAHNLADGMDPTGGGNIHVISRDQSTPIIEVEGPLLTDTHVTFKLTMPSPMPEYLNVHYICESASRLLFLSMHWARSIPAFQALGQDCNTSLVRACWNELFTLGLAQCAQVMSLSTILAAIVNHLQNSIQEGVSY; this is translated from the exons ATGGCAACCAATATGGAGGTGCTGGCTCAGCAGGTAGTGGAGACTCAGCAGGTGGCTGAG GTGCAGACTGTTCAGACTCCACTATCTGAATCTCCAGTGATGACCAGCCCTTCCCAACGTATCCAGATAATTTCCACAGACTCCTCTGTAGCTTCACCACAACGCATTCAG ATTGTGACAGATCAGCAAACAGGTCAAAAAATCCAAATAGTGACAGCAGTGGACTCAGCTGTGTCTCCAAAGCAACAGTTTATTTTAGCCAGTCCAGATGGAACTGGTGCAGGAAAGGTGATATTGGCAGCACCTGAGACATCCAATGCCAAACAGCTTATCTTTACCACCACGGACAACATTGTGCCAGGCAGAATTCAG ATAGTGACAGACTCTGCTTCAGTGGAACGTTTGCTGGGAAAAGCTGATGTTCAGCGGCCCCAGGTAGTAGAATATTGTGTAGTGTGTGGCGATAAAGCATCAG GTCGTCACTATGGTGCTGTCAGTTGTGAGGGATGCAAAGGTTTCTTTAAAAGGAGTGTGAGGAAGAATTTGACCTACAGTTGTCGTAGCAACCAGGACTGTATCATCAATAAACATCATCGGAATCGCTGCCAGTTTTGTAGGCTTAAGAAATGTCTAGAGATGGGCATGAAAATGGAAT CGGTTCAAAGTGAAAGAAAGCCTTTTGACGTTCAGCGTGAAAAACCAACCAACTGTGCAGCTTCCACTGAAAAAATCTATATCAGAAAAGATCTGCGAAGCCCTCTAATAGCAACTCCAACATTTGTGGCAGATAAAGATGGGACACG GTCAGCAGGTCTTCTTGATCCAGGAATGCTTGTGAATATTCAGCAGCCTTTGATCAGGGATGATGGAACAGTCCTCCTAGCTGCTGACTCCAAG GCTGAAACAAGCCAGGGTGCTTTAGGAACACTAGCAAATGTTGTAACATCTCTTGCTAATCTCAGTGAGTCGCTAAATAATGGAGATACTTctgaagttcaacaagaagAGCAATCTGCAAGTGAGATTACACG ggcattTGATACTTTGGCTAAAGCACTTAATACCACAGATGGTACAACAGCTCATAACTTGGCAGATGGGATGGATCCTACAGGAGGAGGGAATATTCATGTAATCAGTAGAGATCAGTCAACACCAATTATTGAGGTGGAAGGACCCCTACTTACAGATACACATGTCACATTTAAG CTGACGATGCCCAGTCCCATGCCAGAGTACCTTAATGTACACTACATCTGTGAGTCTGCATCACGACTACTTTTCCTCTCTATGCACTGGGCTAGGTCCATACCTGCATTTCAAGCTCTTGG GCAGGACTGTAATACAAGCCTTGTGCGTGCTTGCTGGAATGAGCTGTTTACCTTAGGCCTGGCACAGTGCGCACAGGTGATGAGTCTGTCTACTATCCTGGCAGCTATTGTCAACCATCTCCAGAACAGCATACAGGAAG GTGTTTCCTATTGA